The genomic window aacaaaataaattggtGAAgttcttaattataattatttcataatACTACAAGTTCTTACTATGAGTAAAAATGAGATATGAtgctttttcatttttatttgagaTTAAAGGATATGCATTGTCAATTCAGTGTAATATTGTTTTACGCGGACACTCAATGACATTTCACCAACATAACAAAGAACTATGAAGCAGTCTTCTTTAAAAATTGTCAAACGATCGTAAATTCAACAGTTATGATTTGATGtcagtataaaataattttacactaagCATACCTATTAAATGCAAGTGCCTCTAATTAATTGTtacattgattttattatgcAGTGTATTTGCATTGTTAAGTCTACACTTGTTTATGTATGGATGCAACTTGTACATGTGGAAATCTACAAGAATCAACCACAATTTCATATTTGAATTCTCACCAAGCACAGCACTTAAGCACAGAGATGCATTTCTTATGTGCACTGTCTTCATGACTGCTGTGTTTGGAGCTATGGTCATACACCTTCTTCTAAGGGCTGCAGGATTTTTTCCTGGAAATGTTGATGCCATTCCAGGAATTCTTCTTCTGGTAAGCCTCTTACACTTCATTTTTAACCTCGAATGTATCGTGTAACACATTTTTACATGAATGTATTCAAGCATAAATCAGTTTACAATTAACTTACTCTTAAATCTTAATGCATGCATGTTTGCTTCTGCAGTTTTTCATAGCTCTGCTCATTTGTCCATTAGACATATTTTATCGCCCAACTCGTTTCTGCTTCATCCGTATTATTCGTAACATAGTTTGCTCTCCATTTTATGAGGTAAATTAAATTtacttcatatatattttttggaacaATGGGATATATACATTGATAATGATAtgttacataaaataaaaatttaattgtttaatttaatttatcattACTATAGGTTCTTCTTGTGGACTTTTTTATGGCTGACCAACTAACTAGCCAGGTAAAAAATCTTATGTTATATCCTTCAACAAGTTTATtagtatattattttaatttctttatcattAAATTATGAAATCCTAATCAACATTTTTTGTATGTCATGGTATACAGATACCATTGCTAAGACATTTGGAGACAACATCTTGTCACATTTTATCTCGAGTTTTCAAAACTCACCACCCTGAGACTTGTCATTCGGGACGATTATACATGGAAATAACCTACATTATCTCCTTTTTGCCATACTTTTGGCGTGCCCTGcaggtataatagaaaaaatagcattaagatAATATTTCAATGATAACGAGACAATTTATTTATACATTGATCTCTAATATGTCATAAACTAACAAATTCTATTTGAATGTCACTACTAGTGTATAAGAAGATGGTTTGATGACTCTGATGTTGCACATTTGGCTAACATGGGGAAGTATGTTTCTGCAATGGTTGCGGCCGGGGCTAGAGTAACATATGGTCGACATGATAGCAATATAATGCTTGTTATTGTTATAATCACATCTGTGATTGCCACAATGTATCAATTGTATTGGGATTTTGTCAAGGATTGGGGGTTCCTTAATCGTAATTCCAGAAATGCATGGCTAAGAGATGATCTTGTTCTAAAGAATAAAAGCATATACTACATGTCTATGGTAAGTTCCATTTACCTGTTTTTGCTTCAATCTTATCAGCGTATCAGTGTCGTGTCTAGTGTTCATGTCTGTATTTATCGGATTGCAGGcattaaattttgtcttgaGATTGACTTGGTCAGAGACTGTCATGCATTTCAAAGTAGGACCTGTTCAAACAAGATTGTTGGAGTTTCTGTTAGCTTCATTGGAAGTTATTCGAAGAGGACATTGGAATTTCTACAGGTACATTCCAAAACAATTATAAGAAAACATTAAGATTTATGAGTTAAGAATCATAGAACTTTTAATGAACTTAACTTATTTATGAACAGGTTGGAGAATGAACATCTAAACAATGTTGGTCACTATAGAGCAGTGAAGACAGTTCCGTTACCCTTTCGCGATGCAGATTCAGATAATTGAAGTGTTTCTCTCATGCATGTACTTATAGTCTTGTAGACATGTTGAGATGAAAATGGATGTCAATAGCTGAAAGCAAATAATGTTTTGAACGTGTGTGTGATCTCTTACCATTCATCAGATACCAATTGAAGTATACTAATTGTGATGTAAAAGATGCATTGCAAATGGCATTTCATGTTCTTATAAATTATCAATCTTGTATACAACTTTTGATCTTGGATTTCATGTTCTAGATAAACCTTGTTAAATTGAGTTTAAAAATCAATTAGAAGTTTGTATATGTaatgaatattgttgtcaaTTTGGTTGACTAAAATAGAGTAGAAAATAATCATTTGATATAAACCTTGCATTTCTGATCTGATTAGCTGCTCGGACCGGTCACATTGTCAGTTTCCTGTTGGATCGGCCGGTCTGAGTCAGTTTTAAAAACACTGGTTTTACTTATAATCAACATGGGAGGGAGTACAAAACACATATCCACACCTAACATATTTCCTTAAGCCTAGAAgggaaattcttgtttttgcAATATTATATAACTCATGTATCTGGTTAGTTACTACAAATGCATTACTGTCAAATTGTTACATGCTTCCACATAGCTGGTTTATCTCTTGATATCAAAAGAGCATGGGATCCCATATAATCAAACGAAGCACGATAGAACTCTTTATACCGGCGAACTTTATTCTTATGATATTGAACATTATTTGGAACCCTTAATGCATCATCATTCAGTGCATCAAACACATAGAGTCCTACGCCACAAACACCCATAACAATGTCCGAATTAACCCAAATTTGGGAGATTGCATCGGCTGGTTCTGCATCGTGTTTTGCAGGAAAAGCATAAGTGCAGAACAGTCCTTGTTTGCGCAATGAAAATTGTTGTATCAGTGGCTGTTTCAATTTTACCCGAGTGGACCTGGTATACCCAAGGTAGACAGAATCTCCACGAGAGAAAACAGAGTCTACATTGACACTACAATCTTTTGGTATCTTAAGGCCAACACCAGAAGGTTGGCGAAAGTCCAATATATTAATAGAATCTGTGGTGCAGAACACACCATCGTTCCCTTCAGCTTCTGACGAACTTACTCTGCATTATATTTCAAAGCTTTGTTAAACAACTCGCTATTGTTATACAATGTGTTATTTAGCACAAATGGTTGTCAAGTAGCAACGCTATAGCACTATAACATAGCAGAATTCGAACAAAGTGTAACTTTCCGCATCTGTGATTGACAACACCGGTTTTATCTAAaatgtgaaaacaaaaacacataTGCTTTCACACAGCTACATACAAGTTTATGAAcacaagaaaattatatttttctaattaAACCTAGGGTTAAATAAGTAAATAGTCCCTATAGAACGGTTAAACAGTTTCTAATTAAATCTCCTCATTTATAAATTAGAAAATATAGTCCTCCTATTTTTGTTGATTGACCCGGactaaattttcaaatttagaAATAGAGGAATCAAAATCGTGAATCAGAAAGAATAAgagaccaaaagtgcatttaaaccgaaagacaaaaatattaaCCAAGTAATGCATCCTAGTAGTAGTCGGTAAAGGTTCGAATCAAACTCACCTTCTCCGGACCCCTCCTTCCAGCTCTGCATCAGTATTATTCACATGGAGAGCAGATATTTTCTTACCATCAAAAGGAACATATACCAAAGGTTGAGTACTGAGTGAGTTCACATCCCACAAAGAAATAGATTCAGCTTCAGCTACAACTACTTTCCCTTTGTCTCTCCACTGCAAAGGACTAGAGTACTCCATAGCAACAACAGGCTTCTCAAACTCCCACCTCATCACTTGCTTGCCATCGCGAATATCAAAAATTTTCATACCATTTTGTGAGCTGCAAGTAGAGATAATGAGAGGTCCACATGGTTTATACCACCATTGTCTAGCTTTGGAAATGGTAGAACCAGCAGAATTCGTTGCTCCAACCTCGAGTTGGATACCTTTCACTTCATGAGTGTCAAAATCCcatgaacaaaatcctgaatTCGTTGTATTGCCGGCTGAAGCAGCAACTACAAATGTTTCAGCACAACCATCTAAACCTTGAACGCTAATTAGCCAGCAATCTCCCCATATACTAGATGAAGCTATCGGATCTGGGGGATTGTATACAGATTTTTCCTGAAAGCGTGATCAATTTTCAGCTGCATTTTTTTGGAAAACACTAGAATCATATCATGCATCAGTTCACcaagaaaaaaactatttaaaatcaCTGTTGAGTCATGAGAGGGCCAGGGATTATCGCATTGGGTCTTGAACAACTACATAAGTGAGTTTAACATCAAATCTTAACCCAATGTAGGACTctactcacacttgaaatatcaACAATCACAGATGGCAGAAAtaacagtttgttcaaattccgctatgcCTAAAATGATTTGGTagttgttaagaagtctcacatcggttgtgagatggcctaaatgtgtgtttatatgtgAAGGCAATCCTCACCATATAAGCCGGATTTGTagagttgagttaggcccaatactcaattccaAGATGGTATCGGAGGCTCCTCCATGATTTCCACATCACATAGTGATATTCTTTGGTCGTTGGTTTAGccaacggccgtggttttttttttccggtttTAGAGTTTTCacgttatatttttgtgttgttgattgtgttccttttattttctctatgcctgtTTTTCCCAACAGGCCcgatactcaattctaagagtaGTTTATGCCTAAAGATCACATCATTATTTACAAGcgggttttgtagggttgagttaggccaaatactcaattttaagatggtatcagaggcTCCTCCACGATTCTCACATCAGTTACGATATGGcctgaatgtgtgtttataatgatgtaggaggatttcttcagtattttattattttagttagatttagttttattatattttaggtagatttcttatttttatatttcacctagattagttatttttatattttaggtagatttgttatttttatttagctaggtttgttatttttatttttacaatcttttagaagatttgttatttttatttttcactactatttaaggtaaactattgtagccttgaagaaaacttttttcattcaataaaattatagagatttttctcaaatttggtggactccaaattactccttctggtggattccggaagtctagtggattctagattagttactccttctggtggattccggaaatctggtggattccagagccttatctgacaggtttgtcgcttgcgaacctgtgttttattataggattagcgcttgcttttccttcacgcttccgtgcTGCGTCagttggcatcagagcaggtttcCCCTGTTCTTTCGTGAATTGAACAGTCATGGGAGATAAACCAGCGACCAGGGCAGACCTTGAGGGATTTACCGCGGATGTTACCGCAGCCCTAACTGCTTTGAGTGCACAAATAACGATATTATCAAATTGTTTGAACAACAACAACGCCTACTACAATACCACCAACAACGTTCGACGGCATCATAGAGATAAAGGACACGTTGCTTGTAAACTCGCAGCGGATAAGTTTGAAGCAAAGGAACATGAGGTAAAAGAATGTACTAAAATCGATTTGTTTGTTGAGAATGGTCATGAGACAAACAATATTTTTACGGTCAAAACAACAAACAGGAATACTGATTTGCCTGAAGACGAGAGTGAGAACCATGAAGTGCATAAAATCGGTGGCAACAAAGAGTTAAACTCAATaaaatttgttgttgatattgaAGCTGGTGTTACTAAAAAGAATGGATCCTACGAACATATTGTTGATACAGATACCGAAACCCTAGATGATAGTCAACCATCTCTTCCGCAGAAACTCAACGATCGTTCTGATCAAACAAAACtgaaagaagttaaattagtagCTGAACAAGATGTTTCGGTTGAAGTGGACGAATCCAAAGATGAGAAGAAGGAGATCGATGAACGAGATGATTCGGAGAAGAACCATGTTGATGAAGGCAATTGGTCTATTGTGTCAATGCACACTGCAAGATCAAGGATAACTCAAGGTTCATTCCCTATTTTTAGAAGCTTAGAACGTGTAACAAAACGGAGGGAGTTGTATCTCAAGTTAGAGGagaaaaatcaagcttttaaagaagaaaagagtCGGTACGAGACAAGACTAAAAGAAGAGCAAAAAGTAGCTATCGAGCAAACGAGAAAGAATTTGGTAATTAAAGAAAAACCGATACTAAGTTTCTACTATGATAAACGCATGAGTCAGTATCAAGCAGATGAGGCTCCttatcaagatgagaactcggggtcgagttcttttgaggtagaggagactgatgtaggaggatttcttcagtattttattattttagttagatttagttttattatattttaggtagatttcttatttttatatttcacctagattagttatttttatattttaggtagatttgttatttttatttagctaggtttgttatttttatttttacaatcttttagaagatttgttatttttatttttcactactatttaaggtaaactattgtagccttgaagaaaacttttttcattcaataaaattatagagatttttctcaaatttggtggactccaaattactccttctggtggattccggaagtctagtggattctagattagttactccttctggtggattccggaaatctggtggattccagagccttatctgacaggtttgtcgcttgcgaacctgtgttttattataggattagcgctggtttttccttcacgcttccgtgcTGCGTCATATAAGTGAGGGCCcgatactcaattctaagagtaGTTTATGCCTAAAGATCACATCATTATTTACAAGACATGACCAAAATGAAATAACAagatattgaaatttgaaaagttGCATTGAAATTGAATACCTGAGAAATAGCAATATCATAATAATAAGAACAAGAAGCATCATCATGAGCAAGAAGAATAGCTTCCCTTTGAGATACAAACCAACCAGCAGTAGCAATTTTGTCCTCTATTTCATTAAGCACAGCCCAAGGATAATAATTTTCTATATCAAGTCTACAACAACGACAACAACCAGAAACTTTTTCCAACCCTTTTTCAATCTCAATAATAGCTGTTGAATTTTTGTTATTgttctctttcttttcattgTTCCATGGACGCcaaccttcttcttcttcaatctcaTCATCACAAGGACCACCATGAAACTCCATTGCCAGTGAACTTTCATCAACTGTTGAATCTTTATCATTGACCAAACTATTTGGCTTCAAAGCTTCAAATACATTATCATCATTACTGTTACTAATACTATTATTGGAAAAAACAGCACTAACATTAACGATAGCTTGAATATCGGAAAGTATAACTTTTGATGTATCTAGATTATTCAAATCAATAatctcttttgttttttctaaatcTAAAGTCATTCTCTTCGTTTTCACTTGTAAAGCCGCAAGCTTTTCGTGAAGGGAGAGAACTTTATCCGACGAGTTAGCGTTACAACTTCTTGTGGTTTGTTCAACGGAGACATGATCGGTTTGACTCAGGTCAGAAGGGAGTTTGTGAGTTAATGAACTGGTGGTGGAGTTCACGGCGCCATCGGTTACACCGCCGCATCGGCGGCGAGTGGACATTGTCGGTGAGTGAACGAGTATGGTGAGTGGTGACGGACTGACGGTGGTAGTAGCGGCGAAGTAAAGTGAGAGATGGATATAATACTTTACCTTTATTTAAGTTCTGACACGTGTCAAAAGTGAGGGGCAAATTTGTCTTATTATCTTCTTCATTCTTGTGTTTCCCTCCATTTTGTCTTCccctttaaaattttcaaatttaaaacaaGCTCTCTATCTCAAAAGTAAATTAACTTT from Trifolium pratense cultivar HEN17-A07 linkage group LG1, ARS_RC_1.1, whole genome shotgun sequence includes these protein-coding regions:
- the LOC123903185 gene encoding KIN14B-interacting protein At4g14310-like, whose amino-acid sequence is MSTRRRCGGVTDGAVNSTTSSLTHKLPSDLSQTDHVSVEQTTRSCNANSSDKVLSLHEKLAALQVKTKRMTLDLEKTKEIIDLNNLDTSKVILSDIQAIVNVSAVFSNNSISNSNDDNVFEALKPNSLVNDKDSTVDESSLAMEFHGGPCDDEIEEEEGWRPWNNEKKENNNKNSTAIIEIEKGLEKVSGCCRCCRLDIENYYPWAVLNEIEDKIATAGWFVSQREAILLAHDDASCSYYYDIAISQEKSVYNPPDPIASSSIWGDCWLISVQGLDGCAETFVVAASAGNTTNSGFCSWDFDTHEVKGIQLEVGATNSAGSTISKARQWWYKPCGPLIISTCSSQNGMKIFDIRDGKQVMRWEFEKPVVAMEYSSPLQWRDKGKVVVAEAESISLWDVNSLSTQPLVYVPFDGKKISALHVNNTDAELEGGVRRRVSSSEAEGNDGVFCTTDSINILDFRQPSGVGLKIPKDCSVNVDSVFSRGDSVYLGYTRSTRVKLKQPLIQQFSLRKQGLFCTYAFPAKHDAEPADAISQIWVNSDIVMGVCGVGLYVFDALNDDALRVPNNVQYHKNKVRRYKEFYRASFDYMGSHALLISRDKPAMWKHVTI